A single genomic interval of Aphidius gifuensis isolate YNYX2018 linkage group LG6, ASM1490517v1, whole genome shotgun sequence harbors:
- the LOC122859075 gene encoding CD151 antigen-like gives MAKGSERLPGTSNRIRTRDDGCCSVNFLKYVLHIYNVVLFLSGLIVGGIGVWTVIAKHNYISLMATSIYPILAYALIVAGGLAIIASWLGCGGVSSENRCILLLYIFVVMTILALEAGVGVLARIHEEQVGPELKESLNRTFLDNYSVKSRETKAIDQMQIEFKCCGARRFEDWLASEWYKDEKVQHDGSVVPDSCCKTPTLLCGRRDHPSNIQYTGCIYKFLETTKEHLIILGAVGLGLSVLEVFGIILGSCLYIKLRHDFDD, from the exons atggcTAAAGGCTCGGAAAGATTACCTGGTACATCAAATAGAATTAGAACTAGAGATGATGGTTGCTgttctgttaattttttaaaatacgtacttcatatatacaatgttgtattattt CTTTCGGGACTGATAGTAGGTGGAATAGGAGTATGGACAGTTATTGCTAAGCACAATTACATATCACTCATGGCAACATCAATTTATCCAATTCTAGCATACGCCCTCATTGTTGCTGGTGGATTGGCTATTATTGCAAGTTGGCTTGGTTGCGGGGGAGTTTCCTCTGAGAATCGTTGTATTCTTCttctg tatatttttgttgtcatGACAATTTTGGCACTTGAAGCTGGTGTTGGTGTATTGGCAAGAATTCACGAAGAACAAGTTGGTCCAGAATTAAAGGAATCATTAAATCGTACATTCCTTGATAATTATTCCGTAAAATCAAGAGAAACAAAAGCCATTGATCAAATGCAAATTGAa ttCAAATGTTGTGGTGCACGAAGATTTGAAGATTGGCTTGCAAGTGAATGGTACAAAGATGAAAAAGTTCAACATGATGGTAGTGTTGTGCCTGATAGTTGTTGCAAAACACCAACTCTTTTATGTGGGAGAAGAGATCATCCATCAAATATACAATACACT ggttgcatatataaatttttggaaaCAACTAAAgaacatttaataatacttgGAGCTGTTGGACTTGGTCTATCTGTTCTTGAAGTTTTCGGTATAATACTTGGATCATGTctctatattaaattaagaCATGATTTTGATGACTGA